From one Lolium rigidum isolate FL_2022 chromosome 4, APGP_CSIRO_Lrig_0.1, whole genome shotgun sequence genomic stretch:
- the LOC124708115 gene encoding transcription factor bHLH68-like isoform X1 — MNRGEFQSSLVQQMIMSSLKPCHEEQEASPNMPSLSSPSMLFSQQFPHSSSGMLLMNGTASIPSLHDGNAGSQESHMPESWSQLILSGGLVGDQERYSTTTALLSKGLENWGDHQAAAAASACMVGMKEEGSMPNSGTSGAPAPYNFYGSHLVAGDGHEIQAKSQLSQMLLASSPRSCVTTSLGSNMLDFSNSVAPPPPELRSHHQSDNSSECNSTATGSALKKARVQASSSAQSTLKVRKERLGDRITALHQIVSPFGKTDTASVLQETIGYVRFLLGQIEALSYPYMGQGGNGTSMQNGPTGERNPGLFPEYPGQLLNHNNNTGAVQQQAAGQPEQQGAKNEEEASKKDLRSRGLCLVPVSCTSHFGGDNAADYWAPAPLGGILR; from the exons ATGAATCGAGGTGAATTCCAGAGCTCCCTGGTGCAACAGATGATCATGAGTAGCTTGAAGCCGTGCCATGAGGAGCAAGAAGCGTCTCCTAACATGCCCTCCTTGTCATCTCCATCCATGCTCTTCTCCCAGCAGTTTCCACATAGCTCATCAGGCATGCTTCTTATGAACGGCACGGCCTCTATTCCAAGCTTGCATGATGGTAACGCCGGAAGCCAGGAGAGCCACATGCCAGAGTCTTGGAGCCAGCTGATTCT CAGTGGGGGATTAGTTGGAGATCAAGAGAGATACAGCACCACCACGGCTCTCCTGTCAAAGGGACTAGAGAACTGGGGGGATCATCAGGCTGCCGCTGCTGCAAGTGCATGCATGGTTGGTATGAAGGAGGAGGGCTCCATGCCTAATTCCGGCACCAGCGGCGCCCCTGCTCCTTACAATTTCTATGGGAGCCATCTTGTCGCCGGCGATGGCCACGAGATCCAGGCCAAGTCCCAGCTGAGCCAGATGCTCCTGGCCTCCTCTCCTAGGTCATGCGTCACCACCAGCCTCGGCAGCAACATGCTTGACTTCTCGAATAGCGTGGCGCCCCCGCCGCCGGAGCTCCGGAGCCACCACCAATCCGACAACTCATCCGAG TGCAACAGCACCGCGACAGGCTCAGCTCTCAAGAAGGCTAGGGTTCAGGCCTCCTCCTCAGCACAATCTACTCTAAAG GTTAGGAAGGAGAGGCTAGGGGATAGAATAACTGCACTTCACCAGATAGTTTCACCATTTGGCAAG ACTGACACTGCGTCTGTACTGCAAGAGACCATAGGCTATGTCAGATTCCTCCTGGGTCAAATTGAG GCTCTTAGCTACCCATACATGGGCCAGGGAGGCAACGGGACATCCATGCAAAAT GGACCAACCGGAGAAAGGAACCCTGGACTCTTCCCAGAATACCCCGGCCAG TtgctaaaccataataacaatactGGAGCAGTACAGCAGCAGGCTGCAGGCCAACCTGAGCAGCAG GGTGCTAAGAATGAAGAGGAGGCGAGCAAGAAGGACCTGAGGAGCCGGGGCCTGTGCCTCGTCCCGGTGTCGTGCACGTCGCACTTCGGCGGGGACAACGCAGCTGACTACTGGGCCCCTGCGCCGCTCGGCGGGATCCTCCGGTAG
- the LOC124708115 gene encoding transcription factor bHLH68-like isoform X2: protein MNRGEFQSSLVQQMIMSSLKPCHEEQEASPNMPSLSSPSMLFSQQFPHSSSGMLLMNGTASIPSLHDGNAGSQESHMPESWSQLILGGLVGDQERYSTTTALLSKGLENWGDHQAAAAASACMVGMKEEGSMPNSGTSGAPAPYNFYGSHLVAGDGHEIQAKSQLSQMLLASSPRSCVTTSLGSNMLDFSNSVAPPPPELRSHHQSDNSSECNSTATGSALKKARVQASSSAQSTLKVRKERLGDRITALHQIVSPFGKTDTASVLQETIGYVRFLLGQIEALSYPYMGQGGNGTSMQNGPTGERNPGLFPEYPGQLLNHNNNTGAVQQQAAGQPEQQGAKNEEEASKKDLRSRGLCLVPVSCTSHFGGDNAADYWAPAPLGGILR from the exons ATGAATCGAGGTGAATTCCAGAGCTCCCTGGTGCAACAGATGATCATGAGTAGCTTGAAGCCGTGCCATGAGGAGCAAGAAGCGTCTCCTAACATGCCCTCCTTGTCATCTCCATCCATGCTCTTCTCCCAGCAGTTTCCACATAGCTCATCAGGCATGCTTCTTATGAACGGCACGGCCTCTATTCCAAGCTTGCATGATGGTAACGCCGGAAGCCAGGAGAGCCACATGCCAGAGTCTTGGAGCCAGCTGATTCT TGGGGGATTAGTTGGAGATCAAGAGAGATACAGCACCACCACGGCTCTCCTGTCAAAGGGACTAGAGAACTGGGGGGATCATCAGGCTGCCGCTGCTGCAAGTGCATGCATGGTTGGTATGAAGGAGGAGGGCTCCATGCCTAATTCCGGCACCAGCGGCGCCCCTGCTCCTTACAATTTCTATGGGAGCCATCTTGTCGCCGGCGATGGCCACGAGATCCAGGCCAAGTCCCAGCTGAGCCAGATGCTCCTGGCCTCCTCTCCTAGGTCATGCGTCACCACCAGCCTCGGCAGCAACATGCTTGACTTCTCGAATAGCGTGGCGCCCCCGCCGCCGGAGCTCCGGAGCCACCACCAATCCGACAACTCATCCGAG TGCAACAGCACCGCGACAGGCTCAGCTCTCAAGAAGGCTAGGGTTCAGGCCTCCTCCTCAGCACAATCTACTCTAAAG GTTAGGAAGGAGAGGCTAGGGGATAGAATAACTGCACTTCACCAGATAGTTTCACCATTTGGCAAG ACTGACACTGCGTCTGTACTGCAAGAGACCATAGGCTATGTCAGATTCCTCCTGGGTCAAATTGAG GCTCTTAGCTACCCATACATGGGCCAGGGAGGCAACGGGACATCCATGCAAAAT GGACCAACCGGAGAAAGGAACCCTGGACTCTTCCCAGAATACCCCGGCCAG TtgctaaaccataataacaatactGGAGCAGTACAGCAGCAGGCTGCAGGCCAACCTGAGCAGCAG GGTGCTAAGAATGAAGAGGAGGCGAGCAAGAAGGACCTGAGGAGCCGGGGCCTGTGCCTCGTCCCGGTGTCGTGCACGTCGCACTTCGGCGGGGACAACGCAGCTGACTACTGGGCCCCTGCGCCGCTCGGCGGGATCCTCCGGTAG
- the LOC124650633 gene encoding uncharacterized protein LOC124650633 isoform X2, with protein sequence MENFDMKNFMTALGSSTCYMEQRSSDNIIANVNDDNIDKGQCHHFSIREYVRQRQMSNTTFCSLFDKYISSSLVTTKTYRQWNCKSCRDKLDLLYNRTPARTLNESPLVPEHVVHKELSQEKGSAKCHLPCSYNEESTELDRAINGTCGSLGEKLEFLPGEPMVGRSEKGNSVKSLPVKRKDETHANFHDINQNVIKTYKRRKNTNISSVDCQDRSESSRAGNSKEKHVTSITQADAGLLYPAVCLSEGKVLYTTSIMDGGERFKNNGVQQIPCSSEKELECLKMHLSKVSPGKSEQTLRKTTEHKEDKCVIVSVKEASTRVQSEKSNPEFSQLEQQQSRRLHNEQALSTTEHEEEDCAIVSVAEFPSVQHQQFQHLHNEVSLGNATEDEGGDCVIASVNHVSASLQSGESHNQYNGENFTSYRDDANLNGSFPPTMDIPARYQHPQNFCKPVCPVPRIGVLSLTLQKEVATYAKSCGTESGYRVGMYDEEAPCQIYRGESLAFSSSQQIPANCSPQHLGYATSVAIPEPARESSHSTKGKSKMVDDPSDKSSEQDMCALSLSIYPWP encoded by the exons AGAGTATGTCCGTCAGAGGCAGATGAGCAACACAACATTTTGCTCACTGTTTGATAAATACATCAGTTCATCATTGGTTACTACAAAAACATATCGACAATGGAATTGCAAAAGCTGCCGGGATAAGCTGGATCTCTTATACAACAGAACACCAGCTAGAACATTGAACGAATCTCCATTAGTGCCAGAACATGTTGTCCACAAGGAATTATCTCAAGAGAAGGGTTCTGCGAAATGCCATTTACCTTGTTCCTACAATGAGGAGTCCACAGAACTAGATCGAGCTATAAATGGTACATGTGGAAGCCTTGGTGAAAAATTAGAATTTCTGCCTGGGGAACCAATGGTCGGAAGAAGTGAGAAAGGTAATAGCGTCAAGTCGCTACCAGTGAAAAGGAAGGATGAAACTCATGCTAACTTCCATGATATAAATCAGAACGTGATCAAAActtacaagagaaggaagaacaccaACATTTCTTCAGTCGACTGTCAAGATCGATCGGAAAGCAGTAGAGCTGGTAATAGCAAGGAGAAACATGTCACAAGCATCACGCAGGCAGATGCAGGCCTGCTATACCCAGCTGTTTGTTTGAGTGAGGGAAAAGTACTATATACCACCAGCATCATGGATGGTGGTGAAAGATTTAAAAACAATGGCGTGCAGCAAATTCCATGCAGTTCTGAAAAGGAATTGGAATGCTTGAAGATGCACTTATCAAAG GTTTCTCCAGGCAAGAGTGAACAGACCCTGAGAAAAACAACTGAACACAAGGAGGACAAATGTGTCATAGTTTCTGTAAAGGAGGCATCAACCAGAGTGCAGAGTGAGAAATCAAATCCTGAGTTTTCTCAGTTAGAACAGCAACAAAGCCGCCGTTTGCACAATGAACAGGCACTAAGTACAACAGAACATGAGGAGGAGGATTGTGCAATAGTTTCTGTAGCAGAGTTTCCATCGGTACAGCACCAACAATTCCAGCATTTGCACAATGAAGTGTCACTAGGAAATGCAACTGAAGACGAGGGGGGTGATTGTGTAATAGCTTCTGTAAATCATGTATCAGCCAGTCTGCAAAGTGGAGAATCACATAATCAGTACAATGGAGAAAATTTCACATCGTACAGAGATGACGCCAACTTGAATGGAAGTTTTCCACCAACCATGGATATTCCTGCGAGGTATCAGCACCCACAGAATTTCTGTAAGCCCGTTTGCCCTGTTCCAAGAATTGGTGTGCTTAGTCTCACGTTGCAGAAAGAAGTCGCAACATATGCAAAGAGCTGTGGAACAGAGTCTGGCTATCGAGTAGGCATGTATGACGAGGAAGCACCTTGCCAGATATACAGAGGGGAAAGCCTGGCATTCTCGAGCTCACAGCAAATTCCGGCAAACTGCAGTCCCCAGCATTTGGGTTATGCCACCTCTGTTGCAATTCCAGAACCAGCGAGGGAGAGTTCACATTCAACCAAAGGCAAGAGCAAAATGGTTGATGATCCATCGGATAAGTCTTCAGAACAGGATATGTGT GCTCTGTCTCTGTCTATCTATCCGTGGCCATGA